In Candidatus Methylomirabilota bacterium, one DNA window encodes the following:
- the trxA gene encoding thioredoxin, whose translation MTEASGSPQDGARHITADTIDATLASGPVLLDFWAPWCVPCKAIAPMIDELAREMSGRATVGKINVEAEPAVAERFGVKALPSLLFVKDGKVVETLVGKVPKKVLADRLLALCQ comes from the coding sequence ATGACCGAAGCTTCCGGAAGCCCTCAGGACGGCGCCCGCCACATCACCGCGGATACCATCGACGCGACCCTCGCGTCCGGCCCCGTGTTGCTCGACTTCTGGGCGCCGTGGTGCGTGCCCTGCAAGGCGATCGCGCCCATGATCGACGAGCTCGCGCGCGAGATGTCGGGTCGCGCCACCGTGGGCAAGATCAACGTCGAGGCGGAGCCCGCAGTGGCCGAGCGCTTCGGCGTGAAGGCGCTCCCGTCGCTCCTGTTCGTGAAGGATGGCAAGGTCGTGGAGACGCTGGTGGGGAAGGTGCCGAAGAAGGTCCTGGCGGACCGCTTGCTCGCCCTGTGCCAGTAA
- a CDS encoding LLM class flavin-dependent oxidoreductase has translation MKIGVLLPGRFTDSGDYLADARALDAAGVDSLWLADDAFDPWMVLAGVAAVTGRARLAAPVSAFDTAAPDELARRMVTLERLSRGRLFAAVTAAARPADTEGLIACARRAGPSPVLLQGGGDGQSLLGARLSDGLVAIVDEPKQCHAAFDQARDRRTRERLAAPFELWARVPAPDGREAWRALRDAAGAVGATGIIVPADPRLLDLLRNGDEEEDRSDLALSQG, from the coding sequence ATGAAGATCGGCGTCCTGCTGCCCGGCCGCTTCACCGACTCCGGGGACTATCTCGCGGATGCGCGGGCGCTCGACGCCGCGGGGGTCGATTCGCTGTGGCTGGCCGACGACGCGTTCGATCCGTGGATGGTCCTGGCCGGGGTCGCCGCCGTCACCGGCCGCGCGCGGCTGGCGGCGCCCGTCTCCGCCTTCGACACCGCCGCTCCGGACGAGCTGGCGCGGCGCATGGTCACCCTCGAGCGCCTTTCGCGGGGCCGTCTCTTCGCCGCGGTGACGGCGGCGGCGCGGCCGGCAGACACGGAAGGGCTGATCGCGTGCGCCCGTCGCGCAGGGCCGTCGCCCGTCCTCCTGCAAGGAGGGGGGGACGGCCAGTCCCTGCTGGGCGCTCGGCTCTCCGACGGGCTCGTGGCTATCGTCGACGAGCCCAAGCAGTGCCATGCCGCCTTCGACCAGGCGCGGGACCGGCGCACGCGCGAACGGCTCGCGGCGCCCTTCGAGCTCTGGGCCCGCGTGCCCGCGCCCGACGGGCGAGAGGCGTGGCGGGCGCTGCGTGACGCCGCGGGCGCCGTGGGCGCCACGGGCATCATCGTCCCCGCCGATCCGCGCCTCCTCGACCTCCTTCGCAATGGTGACGAGGAGGAGGATCGCTCCGATCTGGCCCTGTCCCAGGGCTGA
- the nrfD gene encoding NrfD/PsrC family molybdoenzyme membrane anchor subunit produces the protein MPQHFVAPPQWEWYIVWYFFLGGIAGGTYLIGTLLRLLGDSRDEGVARLAFLVAFPAMAICPLLLTLDLGRPSRFWHMLINSRTWELNFKYWSPMSVGAWALLLFGVFVTLSFIEVLFKEGYTRNGVARGIASLMSGGFGRVLMIIGAFLGLFIAGYTGVLISVSNQPIWSDTWTLGGVFLASGLSVAAGTLALLARGRSDAAASTQGKLSRADAYFIVLELILLVAFFATLGALASRLLAPRWLALWALVVVGTVIPLVMTRMGSGHRREPVLAAFLVLLGGLALRIVVIFGAQM, from the coding sequence ATGCCCCAGCACTTCGTGGCGCCGCCCCAGTGGGAGTGGTACATCGTCTGGTATTTCTTCCTCGGCGGGATCGCCGGGGGCACGTATCTCATCGGAACGCTGCTTCGCCTGCTCGGGGATTCCCGGGATGAGGGCGTGGCGCGTCTGGCCTTCCTCGTCGCATTCCCCGCGATGGCGATCTGCCCGCTCCTCCTCACGCTCGACCTGGGCCGCCCCAGCCGTTTCTGGCACATGCTGATCAACAGCCGGACGTGGGAGCTCAACTTCAAGTACTGGTCCCCCATGTCCGTCGGCGCCTGGGCGCTGCTCCTCTTCGGCGTCTTTGTCACGCTGTCCTTCATCGAGGTCCTGTTCAAGGAGGGCTACACCCGGAATGGGGTGGCTCGAGGCATTGCCAGTCTCATGTCCGGCGGCTTCGGCCGCGTCCTGATGATCATCGGCGCCTTCCTCGGGCTCTTCATCGCGGGCTACACCGGCGTGCTGATCAGCGTGAGCAATCAGCCGATCTGGAGCGACACGTGGACCCTGGGCGGCGTCTTCCTCGCCTCCGGCCTCAGCGTGGCCGCGGGCACCCTGGCCCTCCTCGCGCGCGGACGCTCCGATGCGGCGGCGAGCACCCAGGGGAAACTGTCCCGCGCGGACGCCTACTTCATCGTCCTGGAGCTGATCCTGCTCGTGGCGTTCTTCGCCACACTGGGTGCCCTGGCCTCGCGCCTGCTGGCGCCACGCTGGCTCGCGCTCTGGGCGCTGGTCGTCGTAGGCACCGTGATCCCGCTCGTGATGACGCGGATGGGCAGCGGCCACCGCCGCGAGCCGGTGCTCGCCGCCTTCCTCGTCCTCCTGGGCGGGCTCGCGCTCCGGATCGTGGTGATCTTCGGCGCCCAGATGTAG
- a CDS encoding 4Fe-4S dicluster domain-containing protein, with the protein MARTVGFFTDTTLCIGCKACEVACKEWNQLPGHKPKFLDSFDNTGKLDEQNWRHVQFIERGTPQGTVAWSMMSDVCKHCALASCMEVCPTNAIIRTEFDTVYIQPDVCNGCRDCIAACPYNVIGFNEDTGLAQKCTFCYDRLQNNLVPACAKACPTESIKFGELNEMREVAGARLKVLQGQGVANAQIYGEKEYGGLHALFLLTDKPEAYKLPNAENAVLPSRNNVRAYLGSAVTAVLGLVGAVIAFRQRGEN; encoded by the coding sequence ATGGCGCGTACGGTTGGCTTCTTCACCGACACCACGCTCTGCATCGGATGCAAGGCCTGCGAGGTCGCCTGCAAGGAGTGGAATCAGCTGCCGGGCCATAAGCCGAAGTTCCTCGACAGCTTCGACAACACCGGGAAGCTCGACGAGCAGAACTGGCGCCACGTCCAGTTCATCGAGCGGGGGACGCCGCAGGGCACCGTCGCCTGGAGCATGATGAGCGACGTCTGCAAGCACTGCGCGCTCGCCAGCTGCATGGAGGTCTGCCCCACCAACGCGATCATCCGGACGGAGTTCGACACCGTCTACATCCAACCGGACGTCTGCAACGGCTGCCGGGACTGCATCGCCGCCTGTCCGTACAACGTTATCGGCTTCAACGAGGACACCGGCCTCGCCCAGAAGTGCACGTTCTGCTACGACCGGCTCCAGAACAACCTCGTCCCCGCCTGCGCGAAGGCCTGTCCCACCGAGTCCATCAAGTTCGGCGAGCTCAACGAGATGCGCGAGGTGGCGGGGGCACGGCTCAAGGTGCTGCAGGGCCAGGGGGTGGCCAACGCCCAGATCTACGGCGAGAAGGAGTACGGGGGTCTCCACGCCCTGTTCCTCCTCACGGACAAGCCCGAGGCGTACAAGCTGCCGAACGCCGAGAACGCGGTGCTCCCGAGCCGCAACAACGTGCGGGCCTATCTCGGCTCTGCGGTCACTGCGGTGCTCGGCCTCGTGGGCGCGGTCATCGCGTTCCGCCAGCGCGGGGAGAACTAG
- the fdhE gene encoding formate dehydrogenase accessory protein FdhE, which translates to MERVAAAPAVAPRWGERRRRATRLQKRWPYAGEMLRLYAALLDAQERAYAAALDDRPGRERLAAYVADRVMGDIVEETLAAGPAALVEAARERFARGGLDQSVRRWLDGEAQAPVDDYLARAAVAPVLEALGAGAWPADSGERAEGHCPRCGGRPQLSVVGEASGELLTPPRRLLCCRCGEEWIHERMACPACGERTTSKLPIFSDAERLPHLRADSCESCRRYLITVDLRRDRDAVPVVDELVALPIDLHMQERGFAKIVPNLMGI; encoded by the coding sequence ATGGAGCGCGTGGCGGCGGCCCCCGCCGTCGCCCCCCGATGGGGGGAGCGGCGGCGGCGGGCCACTCGGCTTCAGAAGCGCTGGCCCTACGCGGGCGAGATGCTCCGGCTCTACGCGGCGCTGCTCGACGCACAGGAGCGGGCGTATGCGGCGGCGCTCGACGATCGGCCCGGTCGTGAGCGGCTGGCCGCGTACGTCGCCGACCGCGTGATGGGCGACATCGTCGAGGAAACCCTCGCGGCGGGGCCCGCCGCACTCGTCGAGGCGGCGCGCGAGCGCTTCGCCCGCGGCGGGCTCGACCAGTCGGTGCGGCGCTGGCTGGACGGCGAGGCGCAGGCGCCCGTGGACGACTACCTGGCCCGCGCCGCGGTCGCCCCGGTGCTCGAGGCGCTCGGGGCCGGGGCGTGGCCGGCGGATTCCGGCGAGCGGGCCGAGGGCCATTGCCCGCGTTGCGGCGGTCGGCCCCAGCTCTCGGTGGTCGGCGAGGCGAGTGGAGAGCTCCTGACCCCACCCCGCCGGCTCCTCTGCTGCCGGTGCGGGGAGGAATGGATCCACGAGCGCATGGCCTGTCCGGCCTGCGGGGAGCGGACGACCTCGAAGCTGCCTATCTTCTCGGACGCCGAGAGGCTGCCGCATCTCCGCGCGGACTCCTGTGAGAGCTGCCGGCGCTACCTCATCACGGTGGATTTGCGCCGGGACCGCGACGCGGTGCCGGTCGTCGACGAGCTGGTTGCCCTGCCCATCGATCTGCACATGCAAGAGAGAGGCTTCGCCAAGATCGTGCCGAATCTCATGGGGATATAG